A part of Actinomycetota bacterium genomic DNA contains:
- a CDS encoding alpha/beta hydrolase produces MAAGYVDTNGVRLWYQELGRPDGAPVLLVMGGGASVVWWPPELLQGLVGAGFRVVQFDNRDVGRSSYVDWASAPYGIEDMAGDAMGVLDAVGIDAAHLVGVSVGGMICQAAALRYPGRVRSLTLISTTPGPDPRLSPGDEAVFAGLDRPVQTDADIAELEVDFCRAVAGSRFEFDEQYYRDIVAADLARGMNPAANAPSASSRIDELARIQVPTLVVHG; encoded by the coding sequence ATGGCGGCAGGGTATGTGGACACCAACGGGGTGCGGTTGTGGTACCAGGAGCTGGGCCGACCTGACGGGGCGCCGGTGCTGCTGGTGATGGGGGGTGGGGCGTCGGTGGTCTGGTGGCCACCCGAGCTGCTCCAGGGTCTCGTCGGTGCCGGGTTCCGGGTGGTGCAGTTCGACAACCGGGACGTCGGACGGTCGAGCTATGTCGACTGGGCCAGCGCGCCGTACGGGATCGAGGACATGGCCGGCGATGCCATGGGGGTGCTCGACGCGGTCGGCATCGACGCCGCCCACCTTGTCGGCGTGTCGGTGGGCGGAATGATCTGCCAGGCCGCCGCCTTGCGGTATCCCGGTCGCGTGCGCTCCTTGACGCTCATCAGCACCACCCCAGGGCCCGACCCACGCCTGTCGCCGGGTGACGAGGCGGTGTTCGCTGGTCTTGACCGCCCGGTCCAGACCGATGCGGACATCGCCGAGCTGGAGGTCGACTTCTGTCGCGCCGTGGCCGGGAGCCGGTTCGAGTTCGATGAGCAGTACTACCGCGACATCGTCGCCGCCGACCTGGCCCGGGGCATGAACCCGGCAGCCAACGCGCCCTCGGCGTCGTCACGCATCGACGAGCTCGCCCGAATTCAGGTCCCGACGCTGGTCGTCCACGGC